The DNA region GGCGCGGGCGTCACTTATCGCGCCCCGCCCTCGGCCGCCGGTCTCTATTATGCCGATACACCGTGGCAGACACCCGACACGCACCAGCTCGGTGCCTTCGCCCAGCTCGACGCCAGCCCCTCCGCTCGTCTGCGCACCAACCTCCTCGTCCGCGACACCGCCGCCCTCGCCTCAAGTACCGAAACCCGCTCCGTCCTCCCCAGCTTCCAGGTTTTCCTGAAGCCCGATGAATCCACCTCGCTCGAAGCCGAGGCCGCGCTCAGCGACAACCGCGCCGCCCCCACCGGCGATGCCTGGCGCCTCCGCCTGAGAGGCAACCGCGGCGACGACTTCAACTACGACCTCGAACACCTCCGCGCCTCGCCCGACTTCTTCGGCTACTATCAAGACGTCCGCTCCACCTCGGGAAACGCCTGGTGGAAACTAAGCCCCGACTGGCAGGCCCACGGCTCTTTCCTCTCCTCGCGCTACAACCTCGACCGCTCTCCCGCAAAAATCTCCGCCCCCCAAACCGACACCGCCACCACCGGCCTCGACCGCAAAATATCCGACCGCCTCTATCTCTCCGCCGACTACGCCTTCACCGACACCCGCGACCGCCTGCCCTCCCGCCTCCCCGGCTTTTCCCAAAACGCCCTCGCGCTCGCCGCCAACGTAAACACCCGCTTCGCCTCCTTCCGCACCACCGTCGAGGAAGGCTCGCGTCACCTCCGCTCCCGCGTTCCGCAGACCGATCGCTTCACCTACGTCTCCCTCTTCAGCGTCTTCCGCCCGCGCCTAGGCGGCACCTACTCGCTCTACCTCGGCACCGGCGACAGCCGCTACACCGCCGGCCAGCGCGAGACCACCGCCAGCGCCACCGGCCAGTGGGCGCTCACCGAATCCCTCCGCGCCTACGCCGCGTATTCGAGCACCGAATATCGCGGCACCACCCGCCAGTCCCAGTCTTCGGTAGAAGCCAGCCTCGGCTACGAATTCCCCGGCGGCTCCTCGCTCGACCTCAACCTCCGCGCCTCTTCGTACAACCACACGCAACAAGACCGCACCGTCTCCCTCAGCTACCGCGTCCCGCTCCCCACGCCCTCCCTCGCCCGCCGCGACTCCGCCAGCCTCTCCGGCAAAGTCCTCCTCCGCTCCGCCGACGCCACCCAGCCGCTCCCCCGCGTCATCCTCCGCCTAGGCAAACTCCCGGCCGCCACCGATCAACACGGCCGCTTCGTCTTCCCCTCCGTCCGCCCCGGCCGCCACGAACTCACCATCGACCCGCTCTCGCTCGGCATGAACGTCGTCCTCGCCCACAGCGCCCCGATCATCGTCGAACTCGAACGCGGTAAGCGCGCCGAACTCGCCATCGACGCCGCCCCCGCCGCCCGCCTCGACGGCGAAATCCTCCGCTACGAAGCCCCTCCCGCAGCTCCCT from Nibricoccus aquaticus includes:
- a CDS encoding carboxypeptidase-like regulatory domain-containing protein; amino-acid sequence: MIAHSRSLLALAALVAGLAGPRLLAETTLAVRSGQSATIAPGGFFSATVALRDSSASSPGPLLREHLQLPPGWTDLSPAGLAFSLTGPEQIRFIAVAIPRTTAAGDYTLIYSVGPETDPALEQARAELTITVPAVTTLRIENENAPAQLVAGDRLTAVWRVTNQSNHPAALLLKARSSLDLPVTLAPSSPLLQPGESILVTATATTPAQLRGEQTHQLLLDAQLAGDAKNSRQVVAAHTRLFPRFTTAAQADSDFRLSLRTTAVQRKFRSREASGLQSELSGNGFIDPERTRRIDFLLRTDPVVSGPSRVLPRSRYSFSYRSPALDLLLGDNQFSLSPLTQRSLSGRGAGVTYRAPPSAAGLYYADTPWQTPDTHQLGAFAQLDASPSARLRTNLLVRDTAALASSTETRSVLPSFQVFLKPDESTSLEAEAALSDNRAAPTGDAWRLRLRGNRGDDFNYDLEHLRASPDFFGYYQDVRSTSGNAWWKLSPDWQAHGSFLSSRYNLDRSPAKISAPQTDTATTGLDRKISDRLYLSADYAFTDTRDRLPSRLPGFSQNALALAANVNTRFASFRTTVEEGSRHLRSRVPQTDRFTYVSLFSVFRPRLGGTYSLYLGTGDSRYTAGQRETTASATGQWALTESLRAYAAYSSTEYRGTTRQSQSSVEASLGYEFPGGSSLDLNLRASSYNHTQQDRTVSLSYRVPLPTPSLARRDSASLSGKVLLRSADATQPLPRVILRLGKLPAATDQHGRFVFPSVRPGRHELTIDPLSLGMNVVLAHSAPIIVELERGKRAELAIDAAPAARLDGEILRYEAPPAAPSLAPLPAPDYRPAEPLRNITIELRRPGERVRSVTTDAQGRFGFDRLPPGDWTLSIDDRQLPAHHRLADLHSGQNELPITLTAAATQQIHLRVLPAARPMRLLDDAWLPTTR